One window of the Pieris brassicae chromosome 2, ilPieBrab1.1, whole genome shotgun sequence genome contains the following:
- the LOC123720166 gene encoding ER membrane protein complex subunit 6, which translates to MSVSLKANDNKPEPIAYSEAALRNNAIVVEYCRTSMSALSGSTAGVLGLTSLNGFAFYMFAVIILWVMFMIKAGPNWPKYYVSRQSILTNGFFGGLFTYVLFWTFIYGMVHVY; encoded by the exons ATGTCTGTAAGTCTTAAAGCGAACGATAATAAACCGGAACCTATAGCATATAGCGAAGCAGCTTTAAGAAATAATGCGATAGTCGTGGAATACTGCCGTACTTCCATGTCAGCGTTATCAGGCTCAACTGCAG gtGTTCTTGGCTTGACCAGTCTAAATGGATTTGCATTCTACATGTTTGCTGTGATTATTTTATGGGTAATGTTTATGATCAAAGCAGGGCCTAACTGGCCTAAATACTATGTATCAAGGCAAAGTATACTCACAAATGGATTCTTTGGTGGACTCTTtacttatgttttattttggaCATTTATATATGGAATGGTACATGTCTATTAG
- the LOC123717662 gene encoding uncharacterized protein LOC123717662 — MEECNDNRNMDSTKSKTTPSPKLKPKKRSLVERELETSLTSKITSPILNSKTINTSRYGRARRLKNDNDRKIESPLPILSTQQSPTRGLSAYKMYASNSPTNPQSIKHGFDNQIENIYNQNIALSRFSSDEKTENMAKSKIYMRKDLIQTRDKEETIILIKNMFSPNKNVSNPEGSLSSENSSKNHKRDLSSVVKTLDFDGKKKRDGQEKRIPQSDLFELEAQCEYQVGDLAWARMGSYPFWPSIVTREPSSNLFIKKKLFGKLEKDLIHVTFLGDNGRRGWILISMLRKYLGRQEFETARESFTSEAKRKDYRLYAAFFVTGKRLPLWHLSVEEADILCKEPKRLRIDILNSMLTKGKEHKAMPAKSKKVTRTDSDISLSESLYDSLFSEEDFRVSDIDPGRSKTRKKSFDVSEVVTACLDNMAAKTGITKIQKQSHMDIWLQKAKSKTPEKCTFKQSKSEQKVKVITKSCNESNASMEYKQNHEREHDYFTKSANTNGYFDDEIVSGSEFKDPITSNLSNNEESDGANELCTTICKKDVLGISPDILDENFTEIEIITNEDMIVDQCDINELILKVEQRNHVQELKNSKNLENPHGNNKPKLEQSNFSNKFTLIDAINDKNDHLMEKCLNVISIDQHKIEDNTNCNHKTNNINVNNALLELINSISSSKNDFVSNNNLEHFSNNVSAEKSFIVSDKNESDTNVSEIVSNGTNNIKTNSTNLKSDNDVQDNVFCKDNTSELKLLIIDKEIITNNRTNIQKLNEALEKEVEYTEEFADSIAIDAKQHTISENNYLDKNIEEIKAIKSSTEKARVTESLYEIVTDIQYDSTVAAKLNTSHTGEVIQENVETVYIAPTYIPKVSEDVTLSLEQETVTMAVPFGITKGKTIEILKNENKTKSLPLHDDKHLHNENSSDFELTYNLDNECNSDSTNDLDLITSTTSEKNSLVCKHNKNISAYVGQKYNEPQNNEGKSIWATNNKSEEIVGVTKSQGTKDTTDHFSSQENSFKNAEFVKYMEQKQDIIMDENPNLSYEEVTAYLLKTWQYEQSSKSDKKLSNIIELDITTDKNDHNSLEPKKKNKARAKTDKYLQTSIDFKELQNNAKKVCMNSEPKTDNESSNYPYEQCDNNNRREVSVSLPPNKINIGDLLSLNNITIGVNEKSFKEEIILISNTNVDQKICNTKTDVIENSNQLEIESFYNESTEINTDENQIPKQSTPIIHTDLTLESQDEDGTYKKFIKQKIDSENHTSGEYVVNKCKENNSKEILLWKDTKATPISKENKIESSTSSSELKNMTAEDLSQSSGIIKSENNYFAHSGLKESEKRNENNVSKNRLSLRLKRNVLMGDSYSDSAKNQKGNFNEILINKENDNIKECESSTTTKSNNEPESDYSCKSDSSLKLSPCQDYAESDNTLIKTKLSSSSPSEALTKKKQSKIDDFIKRTKDLNLSFNSSTDKNVKTDCSKTPTTSQEPCNINDISHVTPNIEENENMLSKRQLRKETQPTKGIDLENPEFLEYLELRQDQLMDEHPELTLEEIATYLYNTWYFEESIKSDNKRTDDLEQRSLVKGLSQDIVGLKNVRKKGGVDKEKDFMPKIEVPIKEKSKRRAERQFYREDFSDLEDELDVYQVFHSTSERDTKDDEQGPSKIDINTNKEVLPRDYDAAYVVKDSTMGEEDMSEKFDQVEEYFRKLTEPKPNLFKGLIREKLCQVCERTGDLIKCKGCYSFFHANCSRKGVEIKGSPNPVRGRKKKRKNRGRKPRCLDDSFEDHSDKSQEHDMSFEHETESHTIANADEFEEKLSEKLREIIENPDLKYDTNSSEEELDWSDTEVGACKIVEIIPKKKKQESIDFKCTDCEENSIPICFVCKRAISAKKQIAHRQKCQVPHCNKYYHIECLEHWPQTQLTTGEKKSKEFVESLQCPRHVCHTCVCDDPRGCKTRFSGDKLARCVRCPATYHTFTKCLPAGTQILSGSHIICPRHYEHRPGKVPCHVNTGWCFICALGGTLICCEYCPTSFHAECLNIEPPEGGYMCEDCETGCLPLYGEMVWVKLGHYRWWPGLILHPSEIPENILAVKHAPGEFVVRFFGQYDHYWVNRGRVFPFQEGDTGRVSSRNSKIDAAFSMAVEHAHRAYGILKNESPSNEGDDDIASSLLPPHFVKLKVNKPCGSLINKKIDIEESSLTQCECDPNVEDPCGLYSHCLNRMLLTECGPICRAGERCCNRAFEKRQYPRMEPYRTPARGWGLRTLEDIRAGQFVIEYVGELIDEAEFQRRMKWKHQVRDENYYFLTLDKERMIDAGPKGNLARFMNHSCDPNCETQKWTVLGDVRVGLFALYDIPAKSELTFNYNLECAGIEKKRCLCGAGRCSGFMGAKPKEEPKKNKVKRTYKKRKRIELSPTNELPKPKRRQPKNRELTEIEKDLLIIKNATNGISSDSESSGRHTSIDSVKRKRSENGSPSTKRVKIDKKKLDKLDQTLVTPQSKRTDVNHESFDVD; from the exons ATGGAGGAATGCAATGATAACAGGAATATGGATAGTACTAAAAGTAAAACCACTCCGTCTCCaaaattaaaacctaaaaagaGGTCACTTGTTGAAAGAGAACTTGAAACTAGTCTTACTTCTAAAATAACATCGCCAATATTAAACagcaaaacaataaatacaagtcGGTATGGTAGGGCACGAAGATTAAAAAACGACAATGACAGAAAAATAGAGTCACCCTTGCCAATTCTGAGTACACAACAATCACCAACTCGAGGATTATCTGCATACAAAATGTATGCTTCAAACTCACCTACAAACCCTCAATCTATTAAACATGGGTTTGATaatcaaattgaaaatatttacaatcaaAACATAGCACTAAGTCGATTTAGTTCTGATGAAAAGACAGAAAACATGGCAAAATCTAAAATCTATATGAGGAAAGACCTTATACAAACAAGAGATAAAGAGGAaaccataattttaattaaaaatatgttttctcctaataaaaatgtatctaatCCTGAAGGGTCTTTATCCTCTGAAAATTCaagtaaaaatcataaaagaGACTTGTCATCGGTGGTAAAAACATTGGATTTTGATGGCAAGAAGAAAAGGGATGGTCAAGAAAAGAGGATACCACAAAGTGATTTGTTTGAACTAGAAGCACAATGTGAATATCAAGTTGGGGATTTGGCTTGGGCTCGAATGGGATCATATCCATTTTGGCCAAGCATAGTGACTAGAGAACCCAGtagtaatttgtttataaaaaaaaagt tatttGGTAAATTAGAAAAGGACTTAATACATGTGACATTCCTCGGTGACAATGGACGTCGGGGCTGGATCTTAATCTCAATGCTAAGGAAGTACTTGGGCCGTCAAGAGTTCGAAACTGCCAGAGAGAGTTTCACGTCTGAG GCAAAAAGAAAGGACTACAGACTGTATGCAGCATTTTTTGTGACTGGTAAAAGACTACCTCTTTGGCATTTATCAGTGGAGGAAGCAGATATCCTCTGTAAAGAACCAAAAAGGCTTagaatagatattttaaattctatgcTGACTAAAGGAAAAGAACATAAAGCGATGCCAGCCAAAAGTAAAAAGGTTACTAGAACAGATAGTGATATTTCACTCAGTGAAAGTCTGTATGATAGTCTGTTTTCTGAGGAAGACTTTAGAGTCTCTGATATAGATCCAGGTAGGAGTAAAACTAGGAAAAAGTCCTTTGATGTTTCTGAAGTGGTAACTGCTTGTCTTGACAATATGGCTGCAAAAACAGGAATTACAAAAATCCAAAAACAATCACATATGGATATATGGTTACAGAAAGCAAAATCGAAAACACCAgaaaaatgtacatttaaacaatcaaaatctgaacaaaaagtaaaagttaTTACAAAATCATGCAATGAATCAAATGCAAGTATGGAATATAAGCAAAACCATGAAAGAGAACATGATTACTTTACAAAAAGTGCAAATACTAATGGATATTTTGATGATGAAATTGTAAGTGGAAGTGAATTTAAGGATCCAATAACAAGTAACCTTTCTAATAATGAAGAATCTGATGGTGCTAATGAATTATGTACAACTATATGTAAAAAAGACGTCTTAGGAATCTCACCAGATATCTTGGATGAAAATTTTactgaaattgaaattattactaatgaaGATATGATTGTAGATCAATGTGATATAAATGAATTGATTTTGAAGGTTGAGCAAAGAAATCATGTACAAGAACttaaaaacagtaaaaatcttgaaaatccacaTGGTAATAATAAACCTAAGTTAGAACaaagtaattttagtaataaatttacattaattgatgctataaatgataaaaatgatCATCTTATGGAAAAATGTCTTAATGTAATCAGTATTGATCAACATAAAATTGAAGATAATACTAACTGTAATCAtaagacaaataatataaacgtaaataatgCTTTGCTTGAACTAATCAATAGTATATCTAGTTCCAAAAATGATTTTGTGTCAAATAACAATCTAGAACATTTTTCCAATAATGTCTCTGCTGAGAAATCATTCATTGTAAGTGATAAAAATGAATCAGACACTAATGTATCAGAAATAGTCAGTAATGGTACAaacaacataaaaacaaattcaactaatttaaaaagtgacAATGATGTACAGGATAATGTTTTCTGCAAAGATAATACAAGTGAattgaaattgttaattattgataaagaaataattacgaataatagaacaaatatacaaaaattaaatgaagccTTAGAAAAGGAAGTAGAATATACAGAAGAGTTTGCGGATAGTATAGCAATTGATGCAAAACAGCATACAAtttctgaaaataattatcttgACAAAAACATTGAGGAaattaaagcaattaaaaGTTCTACAGAAAAGGCTAGGGTTACTGAAAGTTTGTATGAAATTGTTACTGATATTCAATATGATAGTACTGTAGCCGCTAAATTGAATACATCCCATACTGGTGAAGTAATCCAAGAAAATGTAGAAACAGTTTATATTGCACCAACCTATATTCCCAAAGTATCTGAAGATGTTACTTTGTCTTTGGAACAAGAGACTGTAACAATGGCAGTTCCTTTCGGCATAACAAAAggaaaaacaattgaaatcttaaaaaacgaaaataaaaccaaaagcTTGCCTCTGCATGATGACAAACACTTACACAATGAAAATTCAAGCGATTTTGAATTGACTTATAATCTTGACAATGAGTGCAATTCTGATAGTACAAATGATTTGGACTTAATCACCTCTACTACTAGTGAAAAAAACAGCTTAGTTtgcaaacataacaaaaatatatcagcCTATGTAGGACAGAAATATAATGAACCTCAAAATAATGAGGGTAAATCTATTTGggcaacaaataataaatctgaAGAGATCGTAGGCGTCACCAAATCACAAGGTACGAAAGATACTACGGATCATTTCTCTAGTCaagaaaatagttttaagaatgcagaatttgtaaaatatatggaaCAAAAACAGGATATAATTATGGATGAAAATCCAAATCTTTCATATGAAGAAGTAACTGCTTACTTGTTAAAGACTTGGCAATATGAACAAAGTTCAAAATCTGATAAAAAGTTgtcaaatattattgaattagaCATTACCACTGATAAGAATGATCACAATTCTCTAGaaccaaaaaagaaaaataaggcAAGGGCTAAAacagataaatatttacaaacttcAATTGACTTTAaagaattacaaaacaatGCAAAAAAGGTTTGTATGAATAGTGAACCAAAGACGGATAATGAAAGTTCTAATTATCCTTATGAACAATGTGATAACAATAATAGGAGAGAAGTAAGTGTTAGTTTACCAcccaataaaattaatattggtgatttattatcacttaataatattacaattggAGTAAATGAAAAATCCTTTAAAGAAGAgatcattttaatttctaatacaAATGTTGaccaaaaaatatgtaataccaAAACAGATGTAATAGAAAATTCGAATCAACTAGAAATAGAATCTTTTTATAACGAAAGTACTGAAATCAACACCGATGAAAATCAAATTCCGAAGCAAAGCACACCAATAATTCATACGGATTTAACACTGGAGTCTCAGGACGAGGACGGCACCTATAAGAAGTTTATCAAGCAAAAGATAGATTCAGAAAACCACACCAGCGGGGAATATGTTGTCAATAAATGTAAggaaaataattctaaagaGATACTTTTATGGAAAGATACAAAAGCAACACCTATTtccaaagaaaacaaaattgaaaGTAGCACATCATCATCtgagttaaaaaatatgacagCCGAAGATTTATCGCAATCTTCTGGCATAATTAAAAGTGAGAATAACTATTTCGCACACTCTGGACTAAAGGAATCTGAAAAgcgaaatgaaaataatgtctcAAAAAATCGTTTATCACTAAGGctcaaaagaaatgtattgaTGGGTGACAGTTATAGTGATTCTGCAAAAAATCAAAAAGGTAACttcaatgaaattttaataaataaggaaaatgataatataaaagaatGCGAAAGTAGTACTACGACAAAGTCAAACAATGAACCTGAATCAGATTACAGTTGTAAAAGTGATTCCAGTCTAAAATTATCACCATGTCAAGACTATGCGGAGTCagataatactttaattaaaacgaaaCTGTCTAGTTCGTCACCCTCAGAAGCTttaacgaaaaaaaaacagtcaaaaattgatgattttataaaaagaacaaaggatttaaatttatcatttaattcCAGTActgataaaaatgttaaaactgACTGCAGTAAAACTCCAACAACTTCTCAGGAACCTTGTAACATAAATGATATAAGTCATGTTACCCCAAATATAGAAGAGAATGAAAACATGCTTTCTAAGCGCCAATTGCGTAAAGAAACACAGCCTACAAAAGGTATAGATTTAGAAAATCCGGAATTTTTAGAATACTTAGAGTTAAGACAAGATCAGTTAATGGACGAACATCCTGAACTTACACTAGAAGAAATTGCTACTTATCTTTACAACACCTGGTACTTTGAAGAAAGCATTAAATCTGATAATAAGAGAACTGATGATTTAGAACAAAGATCTTTAGTCAAAGGCCTGAGTCAAGATATTGTAGGTTTAAAAAACGTTCGAAAAAAAGGTGGTGTTGATAAAGAGAAAGATTTTATGCCTAAAATCGAGGTtccaattaaagaaaaatctaaaagaAGAGCTGAAAGGCAGTTTTATAGAGAAGACTTTTCGGATCTCGAAGATGAATTGGATGTCTATCAGGTTTTTCATTCTACGTCAGAACGTGACACCAAAGATGATGAGCAAGGTCCTTCTAAAATTGACATAAATACCAATAAAGAAGTGTTGCCTCGGGATTATGATGCCGCTTACGTGGTTAAAGATTCTACGATGGGCGAAGAAGATATGTCAGAAAAATTTGATCAAGTGGaagaatattttagaaaactgACAGAGCCAAAGCCAAATTTGTTTAAGGGGCTAATCAGGGAAAAACTCTGTCAAGTATGTGAAAGAACGGGGGAtcttattaaatgtaaaggTTGTTACAGCTTCTTTCACGCCAATTGCAGTAGAAAAGGGGTGGAAATAAAAGGATCTCCGAACCCAGTTAGAGGTAGAAAAAAGAAACGTAAAAATAGAGGTCGAAAGCCGAGATGCTTAGATGATTCCTTTGAAGATCACAGTGACAAATCACAGGAACACGACATGTCATTCGAACATGAAACGGAGTCACATACAATTGCAAATGCTGACGAATTTGAAGAAAAACTATCAGAGAAATTGAgagaaattattgaaaatccCGACTTAAAATACGACACCAATTCCAGTGAAGAAGAGCTAGATTGGAGTGATACAGAGGTTGGAGCTTGCAAGATTGTGGAGATAAtaccaaaaaagaaaaagcaaGAATCAATAGACTTCAAATGTACTGACTGTGAAGAAAATAGCATACcaatatgttttgtttgtaaacGTGCGATTTCGGCAAAGAAACAAATTGCTCACAGGCAAAAGTGTCAGGTGCCGCATTGTAACAAATATTACCATATCGAATGTTTGGAACATTGGCCACAGACCCAGTTAACTACTGGAGAGAAAAAAAGTAAAGAATTTGTTGAATCACTGCAGTGTCCGAGGCACGTGTGCCACACGTGTGTTTGTGATGATCCTAGAGGCTGCAAGACGAGGTTTAGTGGAGACAAGCTCGCGAGATGTGTGAGATGTCCAGCCACTTACCATACATTTACAAAGTGTCTACCCGCCGGTACTCAAATTCTTAGTGGTTCACACATCATCTGTCCAAGACATTATGAGCATAG GCCGGGAAAAGTGCCTTGTCACGTAAACACGGGGTGGTGCTTCATCTGTGCGTTGGGGGGTACTTTGATCTGCTGTGAGTACTGTCCCACGTCATTCCACGCCGAGTGCCTGAACATAGAACCCCCGGAAG gtgGTTACATGTGCGAGGACTGTGAAACAGGATGTTTGCCGCTTTACGGGGAAATGGTGTGGGTGAAATTGGGACATTACAG ATGGTGGCCGGGATTAATATTACACCCGAGTGAGATTCCTGAGAACATATTAGCCGTCAAGCACGCGCCGGGTGAATTTGTCGTACGATTTTTTGGGCAATACGACCACTACTGGGTGAATAGGGGCAGAGTGTTCCCATTCCAGGaag GTGATACAGGCAGAGTCTCGAGCAGAAATTCTAAAATAGATGCTGCATTTTCTATGGCGGTGGAGCATGCGCACAGGGCTTATGGCATTCTGAAAA ATGAATCTCCTAGTAATGAAGGCGATGACGATATAGCATCATCTCTTTTACCCCCACACTTTGTGAAGCTTAAAGTAAATAAGCCATGTGGCTCTCTGATAAACAAGAAGATTGACATAGAAGAGAGTTCCCTTACCCAGTGCGAGTGTGACCCCAATGTTGAAGACCCATGTGGACTATACTCACATTGTCTTAATAG GATGTTACTCACGGAATGCGGTCCTATATGTCGGGCGGGAGAACGGTGTTGTAACCGTGCTTTTGAAAAACGCCAGTACCCCCGGATGGAGCCCTATCGCACACCTGCTAGGGGATGGGGACTACGGACTCTTGAAGATATTAGAGCTG GCCAGTTCGTAATAGAATACGTGGGCGAGCTGATAGATGAAGCGGAGTTTCAGCGACGGATGAAGTGGAAGCATCAAGTTAGAGATGAAAACTACTACTTCCTCACATTGGATAAAGAGAGGATGATTGATGCGGGACCTAAGGGAAATTTGGCCAG GTTTATGAACCACTCGTGTGATCCGAACTGCGAGACTCAAAAATGGACAGTACTGGGTGATGTTAGAGTTGGTCTCTTCGCGCTATATGATATACCAGCG aaaAGTGAGCTGACTTTCAACTACAACTTAGAATGCGCAGGAATCGAAAAGAAACGTTGCCTGTGTGGTGCTGGGCGGTGTTCAGGATTTATGGGTGCAAAGCcaaag GAGGAGcctaagaaaaataaagtaaaacgGACGTACAAAAAACGAAAGCGTATAGAACTATCGCCCACAAACGAGCTGCCCAAACCAAAGCGCCGACAACCGAAAAATCGAGAACTCACAGAGATCGAGAAGGATCTCCTCATCATCAAGAATGCCACCAACGGCATATCCAGTGATTCCGAAAGCAGCGGAAGACATACCAGCATTGATAGTGTTAAACGAAAGAGAAGTGAAAACGGTTCCCCGAGCACTAAAAGggttaaaattgataaaaaaaaacttgacaaACTTGACCAAACGCTGGTTACCCCGCAAAGTAAAAGGACAGATGTAAATCACGAAAGTTTTGACGTAGATTGA